One Acidimicrobiia bacterium genomic region harbors:
- a CDS encoding S8 family serine peptidase, protein MIPESAIATLQANPLVESVSPDAQLLLAGWEVNDRSDDGAMNRINEKVIQSNWYWKNGYTGAGIGVAIIDSGVTPVDGLTVPGKIVNGADLSFDSQTAGLEYLDLYGHGTHLAGIIGGRDDAAPAIPGTRDLQTNFVGVAPGATILNVKVANGAGAADVSQVIAGIDWVVQHRNDQGMNIRVLNLSFGTDGIQDYVLDPLAYAVEVAWRQGIVVVVSAGNDGTHGQLRNPA, encoded by the coding sequence ATGATTCCCGAATCTGCCATCGCCACACTCCAGGCCAACCCGCTTGTCGAATCGGTCAGTCCCGACGCTCAGCTGCTGCTGGCCGGTTGGGAAGTCAACGACCGGAGCGACGACGGCGCCATGAACCGCATCAACGAAAAGGTCATCCAGTCGAACTGGTACTGGAAAAACGGATATACCGGTGCCGGTATTGGCGTGGCGATCATCGACTCGGGTGTCACACCCGTCGACGGGCTTACAGTGCCCGGCAAGATCGTCAACGGCGCCGACCTGTCGTTCGATTCGCAAACCGCCGGCCTTGAGTACCTCGACCTCTACGGCCACGGGACGCATCTCGCCGGCATTATCGGCGGACGCGACGACGCCGCCCCCGCCATCCCCGGTACCCGCGACCTCCAGACGAACTTCGTCGGCGTCGCCCCCGGGGCAACAATCCTCAACGTGAAAGTGGCCAACGGCGCCGGAGCAGCGGACGTGTCCCAGGTCATCGCCGGCATCGACTGGGTTGTGCAGCACCGCAACGACCAGGGCATGAACATCCGGGTGTTGAACCTCTCGTTTGGCACCGACGGCATCCAGGATTATGTGCTTGATCCCCTCGCCTACGCCGTTGAAGTGGCCTGGAGACAAGGCATCGTGGTGGTCGTTTCCGCCGGGAACGACGGCACCCACGGTCAACTACGCAACCCGGC